A window of Longimicrobiales bacterium genomic DNA:
CGAGGACGTGTGGGCTTCCTGCGCCGAGTCCGCCAGCCGCAAGCGCATCACGTTCACACCGCCGGAGTCCGATGCGCTCGTCCTGGCCGATGCCGGCGGCCTGCGACAGGTCCTGTCCAACCTTTTCGAGAACGCGGTGCGCTACACCCCGGATGGCGGCCGCATCGACGTACGCTCCAGGCAGGTGATTGCCGGGGCGCCTTACGGCACGATCGCCGGCGCCGCGGCCGTCAGCGGTATCAGCAACGGCAACGGCACTGCGCGGGTCTCGCCCGACGCGCCCGCGCGTTACATTGAGTTCGAGGTGCGCGACACCGGCGCGGGCATACCGTCCGACGCGCTGCCGAGGATCTTCGAGCGGTTCTACCGCGCCGATCCGGCGCGCTCACGTGCGGAGGGCGGTACCGGCCTCGGACTGTCCATCGTGAGGCACCTCGTCGAGAGCATGGGCGGCGAGGTCGCCGCCGAGAGCGAGTTCGGCAAGGGAACAACCATCAGGTTCAGGCTGCCAGCTGCATCATGACTGATCCACAACCATCACGCACACCCGCCATCATCGGCTTCCTCATCGCCGGTGCGCTCATCCTGGGCGCGAGCTTCTTCGTCTCCACGCTCGACAGCGACGGGAATGACGACGTGCCGCCGCTCGCCATCGATACGCCCGCGTCGGGCGACACGCTGACCAACCCCGTCACGATCCGATTCCACACGCCGGGCGATCTGGCGTTCGACTCCGCCATGGGATGGATGGCCGGCGACCTGCACCTGCACGCCATGGTCGGCGCCCGGGAGATCATGCCCGCCGCTGCCGATATCGCCCGCGCCGGCTCCGCGTTCACGTGGCGGCTTCCCGATCTCGACCCCGGCACGCACCGCATCTACCTGACCTGGGCGGGGCGGCACCATGGCAACCTGCGCGGGCAGGCGGACACGGTCGTGGTGCATCTGGAGCGCTGAAGGCGCTCCAGCGGGAGTGGGAGCGTGTTCGTGTGGGGATCGGGGACTGCCTGGAGGCGGGCCTGACGGTTCCTTCGAACGGCCGTCCAATCAGGTAACCTCATCACAATTTATTCGCCAAGGCCGCCGACGCCTCTGTGACGGGCTGTTACGCCGTTACCTGTCTGTTACGATTCCGTGGCTATCCGGTCGACGGAGCGTTGCTACTATGGTGGCGTCCTGTAACAGAACGACTCCTTCGAGAGAGCGATGATTATGCGCCTGTCCATGGTGGCGGGTTCGGCCTGCGTGATCGCGTGTGCAATGGCGGCGCCCGTGCAGGCGCAGCAGCTGCCGATCAGTGTGGAATTTGGTGGACGGATGCAGTTCCAGTGGAACAGCACGAGTGTGGATGCGGCGGAGGCGGGCGAGCCGATCGCGTCGAACACGTTCGAGACGCGGCGCGTGCGTTTGTCGGCGGACGTTCGGGTCGGCGACTGGATCCGCGGCTTCATCGAGCCGGACTTCGCACTCGGACGGCTCCAGCTGAAGCAGGTCTGGATGTCGCTCGAGCTGGATCCGGCCCTGGCGGTGCGTGCCGGTCAGTTCAAGAAGCCGTTCAGCGTCATCAACCTGACGTCGTCGACGGCGCATCCGATGATCGAGCGCGGCGTGCGTATCCGCGGCCTGGCGGAATCGCTGGAAACGTTGAACCAGGGCGAGCTGAGCACCGTCCATGGTGATCTGCTGATCGGCGAGCAGCACGCACTGCTGGAGACACAGGGCTACCTGGCCTATGACATGGGTGTCGCGCTCATGGGCGAGATCGGCGGATTCGGCTGGCAGGCCGGCGTCTTCAACGGTAACGGCCCGGATGCGCGCGACGAGAACGGCGGCAAGTCGCTCGCCGCCCGCGCGACGTACGAGGTGGATATCGGAATGCCGGTGACCCTTGGCGCGGCCTGGAGCCGGCGGGAGCTGAGCTGGCCGGCGCCGGGCGATCCGGCGACGCGGACGGGCGACGCGTTCGAGGTCGATGTCGAGCTGGGCGGGCTGCGGGAAGGCTGGTGGCTGCTGGGCGAAGTATCGAGTGGAACGAATCTCGCCACCGAGGAACGCTTTCTCGGCGCACAGGGTGTTCTGACGCGGTTCTTCGGCACGGGCGGAGCGCGGATCGAAGGGATCGAGCCCATGGCCAGGGTGAGCTACGGCGACCCGGATGACAGTGTGGATGGCGACGCAGGTCTCCTGCTGACGCCCGGCCTCAACGTGTATTTCATGAGCCGCAACCGCCTGATGTTCAACTGGGATGTGTTCGTGCCCGAAAGCGACCGGTTCGAGACGCAGCACGCCGGCCGCGCGCAGTTCAACCTGTACTTCTGAGTCGCCCCCCGCGGGGCGGAAAGGCAAGAGAGTCCAATGCGAATGCACACGACCGCTGTCCTCACGGCCGCTGCACTGGTTCTGGCGGGCTGCGGTGGCGAGCGGGGTGGTACGGACGGTGAGCTGAGCGGGTCGATCGAGATCGACGGCTCGAGCACAGTCTATCCGATTTCGCAGGCGGTCGCCGAAGAGTTCATGATCGAAAGCGGCGGCGATGTGCGTGTGACGGTCGGCGTGTCCGGCACGGGCGGCGGATTCCGCCGGTTCTGTGCGGGCGAGACGGAGATCAGCAACGCGTCACGTGCCATCAAGGATGACGAGCGCGCGCTGTGCGAGCAGGCGGGTGTGGATCCCCTGGAGCTCCAGGTAGCGATCGACGGACTGGCCGTGACGGTGCATCCGGAGAACACCATGGTGCAGTGCCTCACGGTCGAGGAGCTCCGCAGGATCTGGGAGCCGGGCAGCACGCTCAAGCAGTGGAGCGAGGTGCGCGAGGGCCTGCCGGCCCAGCCGCTGCGACTGTATGGGCCCGGCACGAATTCCGGCACGTTCGACTATTTCACCGAGGCGATTGTCGGCGAGGAGGACGCGAGCCGGCCCGACTACTCGGCGAGCGAGGACGACAATGTTCTGGTCCAGGGAGTGGGCGGTGATGTCAACGCGCTCGGCTACTTCGGCTACGCGTACTACATCGAGAACCAGGACAAGCTGCGCGCAATCGGCGTCGACAACGGCAACGGCTGCGTCGAGCCGACGCCGGAAACGGTCACCAGCGGACAGTACGCGCCTCTGTCACGCCCCCTGTTCATTTACGTGAACCGCAGCGATCTGCAGCGGCCCGAGGTCGCAGAGTTCGTTCGTTTCTACATGGAGACGGCCGCGGAGCTGGTGACGGAAGTGGGCTACGTGCCGATGGACGCGGCGAGCTACCAGGCCAACCTCAGCCAGCTCCAGCCGAGTGGCACCGAGTAACGATACGGCCGCGCGCGGCGGGACCTTCACCGGCGGCGCGGCCGGTCTCGTCAGACGGCACCGGCGCGAGCGGTGGATCGGTGCCCTGCTCGTCGGCTTCAGCGCCGTGTCGATTTTCACGACTATCGGCATCGTGCTCGTGCTCGTGTTCGAGTCGCTGGCGTTCTTCCGCGAGATCTCGCCGATCACGTTCCTGACCGGCACAGAGTGGTCGCCGCAGTTCACGTCGCGGCAGTACGGCGTGCTGCCGCTCGTCACGGGCTCGATCGTGATCGCCGCTATCGCCGCGGCGGTCGCGCTCCCGATCGGTCTGCTCGCCGCCATCTACCTGAGCGAGTACGCGCGCGATGGCACACGCAAGGTGCTGAAGCCCGTCCTCGAGATCCTGGCCGGCATACCGACCGTTGTCTACGGCTACTTCGCGCTCACGTTCGTCACGCCGATCCTGCGCACGATCTGGCCGTCCACCGAGTTCTTCAACGCGCTGAGCGCCGCGATCGTGATGGGTATCATGATCGTGCCGATGGTGTCATCACTGTCGGAGGACGCGATGTCCGCCGTGCCGCGCGCGCTCCGCGAGGGTGCGTACGCACTGGGCGCCACGAAGTATGAGGTCGCTACGCGAACGGTGGTGCCCGCGGCGCTGTCGGGCATCATCGCCAGCTTCATCCTCGCGATATCGCGCGCCATCGGTGAGACGATGATCGTGACGATCGCCGCGGGTGCGCAGGCGAAGCTGACACTGAATCCGCTGGAGAGCATGCAGACCATGACCGCCTACATCGCGCAGACGAGCATGGGCGAGGCGTCGCACGGGTCGGTCGAGTACCGCACGATCTTCGCCGTGGGTCTGCTGCTGTTCGCGATCACGCTGCTCATGAACATCATCAGCATCTTCGTGCTGCGCCGGTTCCGCGAGGTGTACGAATGAGCGAGCGGCAGCCGGACGATCGCACACCGGTCGTGCGCCCCGCGCAGCGCGACGCACCCGCGGCGCAGGATGAGCGCCACCCGGCGATGCAGCGCGATCCGAGCCGGTTCCGGCCCCGGCTCCGCCACCGTGCGCGGTTCGGCGTGTTCTTCCACGTGCTATGCTTCTCCGCGACTGCGCTCGGTGTCATTGTGCTGGCCGTGCTTCTGTTCGACGTCATATCGGACGGCACGCGCTATCTGTCGTGGGAGTTCCTGACCGGGTTCCCATCACGACTGGCCGCGCGCGCGGGCATCCTGCCGGCCCTCGTCGGATCGGTATGGACGCTGGTGCTCACCGCGCTGATCGCGTTCCCGCTCGGAGTCGGCACGGCGATCTGGCTGGAGGAGTACGCGCCGGAGAGCCGCTGGAAGAAGCTCGTCGAGACGAACATCGCGAACCTGGCCGGTGTGCCCTCCATCGTCTACGGCATTCTCGGCCTCGCCGTGTTCGTCCGCTACATGTTCCTCGGCCGCAGTATCCTGGCCGCGTCACTCACGCTGGCACTGCTGATACTGCCGGTCGTCATCATCGCGTCGCAGGAAGCGGTGAAGGCAGTGCCGAACTCGATACGGCTGGGTGCATACGCGCTCGGTGCGACACGGTGGGAGGCGATACGCTTCCACGTCTTCCCGCTCGCATTGCCTGGCATTCTCACGGGCACCATCCTGGCCCTGTCGCGCGCGGTGGGCGAGGCCGCACCGCTGATTGTCGTGGGCGCACTCGCATTCGTGCCGTTCGTGCCGTCCGGGCCACTCGACCAGTTCACCGTTCTGCCGATCCAGATATTCAACTGGATCAATGAAGCAAAGGTCGAGTTCCATTATGTCGCCGCCAGCGCCATCCTGATCCTGCTCGTGGTGCTGCTGACCATGAACGGCCTGGCGATCCTGCTGCGCAACCGCTACTCACGCCGGAACTGATGCCTGAATCGATCTTCGAACCGACTACCGCGGTGGAGCTTGAGGCGCGCGACCTGTCCGTACTGTACGGCGAGACGCGGGCAGTGAAATCCATCAGCATCAAGATCCCCGACCGCCAGGTGGTGGCGTTCATCGGGCCGTCGGGCTGCGGCAAGAGCACGCTGCTGCGCTGCTTCAACCGCATGAACGACCTGGTGCCGGGCGCACGCATTGAAGGCGAGGCGCTGTTCCAGGGGACGAACCTGTATGGTGAGGGCGTGGACCCTGTCGATGTGCGGCGGCGCATCGGCATGGTATTCCAGAAGCCGAACCCGTTCCCGAAGTCGATCCACGACAACATCGCTTTCGGTCCGCGCATCAACGGGTTCCGGGGCAACATGGACGAGCTGGTGGAACAGTCGCTGCGCAAGGCGGCGTTGTGGGACGAGGTGAAGGACCGGCTGAACGACAGTGCGCTCGCGCTGTCCGGTGGTCAGCAGCAGCGACTGTGCATTGCGCGTGCGCTGGCGGTGGAGCCGGAGG
This region includes:
- a CDS encoding porin, which translates into the protein MIMRLSMVAGSACVIACAMAAPVQAQQLPISVEFGGRMQFQWNSTSVDAAEAGEPIASNTFETRRVRLSADVRVGDWIRGFIEPDFALGRLQLKQVWMSLELDPALAVRAGQFKKPFSVINLTSSTAHPMIERGVRIRGLAESLETLNQGELSTVHGDLLIGEQHALLETQGYLAYDMGVALMGEIGGFGWQAGVFNGNGPDARDENGGKSLAARATYEVDIGMPVTLGAAWSRRELSWPAPGDPATRTGDAFEVDVELGGLREGWWLLGEVSSGTNLATEERFLGAQGVLTRFFGTGGARIEGIEPMARVSYGDPDDSVDGDAGLLLTPGLNVYFMSRNRLMFNWDVFVPESDRFETQHAGRAQFNLYF
- a CDS encoding PstS family phosphate ABC transporter substrate-binding protein, with protein sequence MRMHTTAVLTAAALVLAGCGGERGGTDGELSGSIEIDGSSTVYPISQAVAEEFMIESGGDVRVTVGVSGTGGGFRRFCAGETEISNASRAIKDDERALCEQAGVDPLELQVAIDGLAVTVHPENTMVQCLTVEELRRIWEPGSTLKQWSEVREGLPAQPLRLYGPGTNSGTFDYFTEAIVGEEDASRPDYSASEDDNVLVQGVGGDVNALGYFGYAYYIENQDKLRAIGVDNGNGCVEPTPETVTSGQYAPLSRPLFIYVNRSDLQRPEVAEFVRFYMETAAELVTEVGYVPMDAASYQANLSQLQPSGTE
- the pstC gene encoding phosphate ABC transporter permease subunit PstC, giving the protein MAPSNDTAARGGTFTGGAAGLVRRHRRERWIGALLVGFSAVSIFTTIGIVLVLVFESLAFFREISPITFLTGTEWSPQFTSRQYGVLPLVTGSIVIAAIAAAVALPIGLLAAIYLSEYARDGTRKVLKPVLEILAGIPTVVYGYFALTFVTPILRTIWPSTEFFNALSAAIVMGIMIVPMVSSLSEDAMSAVPRALREGAYALGATKYEVATRTVVPAALSGIIASFILAISRAIGETMIVTIAAGAQAKLTLNPLESMQTMTAYIAQTSMGEASHGSVEYRTIFAVGLLLFAITLLMNIISIFVLRRFREVYE
- the pstA gene encoding phosphate ABC transporter permease PstA, which encodes MSERQPDDRTPVVRPAQRDAPAAQDERHPAMQRDPSRFRPRLRHRARFGVFFHVLCFSATALGVIVLAVLLFDVISDGTRYLSWEFLTGFPSRLAARAGILPALVGSVWTLVLTALIAFPLGVGTAIWLEEYAPESRWKKLVETNIANLAGVPSIVYGILGLAVFVRYMFLGRSILAASLTLALLILPVVIIASQEAVKAVPNSIRLGAYALGATRWEAIRFHVFPLALPGILTGTILALSRAVGEAAPLIVVGALAFVPFVPSGPLDQFTVLPIQIFNWINEAKVEFHYVAASAILILLVVLLTMNGLAILLRNRYSRRN
- the pstB gene encoding phosphate ABC transporter ATP-binding protein PstB, yielding MPESIFEPTTAVELEARDLSVLYGETRAVKSISIKIPDRQVVAFIGPSGCGKSTLLRCFNRMNDLVPGARIEGEALFQGTNLYGEGVDPVDVRRRIGMVFQKPNPFPKSIHDNIAFGPRINGFRGNMDELVEQSLRKAALWDEVKDRLNDSALALSGGQQQRLCIARALAVEPEVLLMDEPASALDPIATQKIEELIYELKQDYTVVIVTHNMQQAARVSDYTAFLYMGELIEYGQTDGLFTNPAEERTEAYITGRFG